The following proteins come from a genomic window of Nostoc sp. ATCC 53789:
- a CDS encoding DUF305 domain-containing protein yields the protein MQLLSLRNGFLALTLTAIASANALMTGCTSTASQNQTQATKETATNANDKQMMNHGGGMMNHSMGMDLGPADANFDLRFIDAMIPHHQGAVEMAKEAQVKSKRPEIKKLADNIIKSQNQEITQMKQWRQAWYPKAGDKPMAYNSQMSHMMEMSSDQMKTMMMSQDLGAADAEFDLRFINAMIPHHEGAVTMAQDALSKSKRPEIKKLAQEIVKAQEIEIKEMQQWRKAWYNK from the coding sequence ATGCAACTGCTATCTTTGAGGAATGGCTTTTTGGCGTTAACCTTGACTGCGATCGCTTCAGCCAATGCGTTAATGACAGGTTGTACTAGTACTGCTTCCCAGAACCAAACCCAAGCAACAAAGGAAACCGCCACCAATGCTAACGACAAGCAGATGATGAACCACGGTGGTGGCATGATGAATCACAGCATGGGAATGGATTTAGGCCCAGCCGATGCTAATTTTGATTTACGATTTATCGATGCTATGATACCGCACCATCAAGGGGCGGTGGAAATGGCGAAAGAAGCACAGGTGAAATCAAAACGTCCTGAAATCAAAAAACTAGCAGACAATATCATCAAATCGCAAAACCAAGAAATCACTCAGATGAAGCAGTGGCGACAAGCTTGGTATCCCAAGGCGGGAGATAAACCAATGGCTTACAACAGTCAAATGAGCCACATGATGGAAATGTCGTCTGATCAAATGAAAACTATGATGATGAGTCAAGATTTAGGTGCAGCCGATGCTGAGTTTGATTTGCGCTTTATCAATGCGATGATTCCTCACCATGAAGGGGCTGTAACAATGGCTCAAGATGCCTTAAGTAAGTCTAAGCGCCCTGAAATTAAGAAATTAGCCCAAGAAATTGTTAAAGCCCAAGAGATAGAAATTAAAGAAATGCAACAGTGGCGGAAAGCTTGGTACAACAAGTAA
- a CDS encoding efflux RND transporter periplasmic adaptor subunit: protein MPNSYSQPLTAILCVSGTLFSVLLLASPAVVLAHTGHGNEFQGGSEATGASSSIQVDAQTAKRLGIKVEPVKRQQLAVGIKTTGQIETLPSQKVEVNTPISQAKVVELLVEPGVMVKKGQPVAVISSPELVEMRVNSQEKLAQGQADLQQAQADLRLAQQNSDRYQQIAVAEIAQAQSQVAFAQEKFNQDQRLVNAGALPRRNALESETQLAQAKADLAKAASRRDVIEAENQLKRADSAVQIAKSRIQLSNSIYQTRLSQLGTRANAQGLVTVTSPISGKVADREVTLGQSFEDAGGKLMRIIDDSRVFATANIYEKDLNQVRSGQQVRVKVASIPNRTFIGRITRIGSVVEGETRVVPVQAELENSGGVLKPGMFAELEVVTNQTSSGILAIKSAAVVEANGKKQVYVQNGNAYQPVEVTLGRTSGDMVEVKTGLFEDDLIVTVRSPQLYAQSLRGDTKPKVDEHPETPVQTKTEPAPLWLLGAGAGLTAIAFIAGAFWSSRRTNQLQLASSVQVDPSEEWVDNHRTASEDSEIKIQKE, encoded by the coding sequence ATGCCTAACTCCTATTCCCAACCACTTACAGCTATCCTCTGTGTTTCTGGGACACTGTTCAGTGTTTTGTTACTTGCTAGTCCCGCAGTTGTTTTGGCTCACACCGGACACGGAAATGAGTTTCAAGGAGGAAGTGAAGCAACTGGCGCTAGTAGCTCTATTCAAGTTGATGCCCAAACAGCCAAACGGCTAGGAATTAAAGTTGAACCTGTCAAACGCCAGCAGCTAGCTGTTGGTATTAAAACTACTGGACAGATTGAAACTCTACCCAGCCAAAAAGTGGAAGTAAATACACCAATTTCTCAAGCGAAAGTCGTTGAGTTATTGGTGGAACCTGGTGTCATGGTGAAAAAAGGTCAACCAGTTGCCGTTATATCCAGCCCTGAATTGGTGGAAATGCGGGTTAACTCCCAGGAAAAACTTGCCCAAGGCCAGGCTGATTTACAGCAAGCGCAGGCAGATTTAAGGCTAGCTCAACAAAATAGCGATCGCTATCAACAAATAGCCGTAGCTGAAATCGCTCAAGCACAAAGCCAAGTGGCTTTTGCTCAAGAAAAGTTTAACCAAGATCAACGGTTAGTTAATGCTGGCGCTTTACCACGTCGTAACGCTCTTGAATCGGAAACTCAGTTAGCTCAAGCCAAAGCCGACCTTGCGAAAGCCGCCAGTCGTCGTGATGTTATCGAGGCAGAAAATCAGCTAAAACGCGCTGATTCAGCCGTTCAGATAGCAAAATCTCGTATTCAACTAAGTAATAGTATTTATCAAACTCGGCTTTCTCAATTAGGAACCCGCGCCAATGCTCAAGGACTTGTTACCGTAACATCTCCAATTTCCGGCAAAGTTGCCGATCGGGAAGTTACCCTAGGTCAATCATTTGAAGATGCGGGTGGGAAGTTGATGAGAATTATTGATGACAGTCGCGTTTTTGCCACCGCGAATATTTATGAAAAAGATTTGAATCAGGTAAGAAGTGGTCAACAAGTAAGGGTCAAAGTTGCTTCCATACCTAATCGTACCTTCATCGGACGAATTACCCGAATTGGTTCTGTTGTGGAAGGGGAAACGCGAGTCGTACCAGTGCAAGCTGAACTGGAAAATTCTGGTGGAGTGCTAAAACCAGGAATGTTTGCAGAATTAGAAGTTGTTACAAACCAAACATCATCAGGCATATTAGCAATTAAGAGCGCGGCTGTAGTTGAAGCTAATGGCAAAAAACAGGTTTATGTACAAAATGGCAACGCCTATCAGCCTGTTGAAGTTACTTTAGGTCGAACCTCTGGGGATATGGTTGAGGTCAAAACTGGCTTATTCGAGGATGATTTGATCGTAACAGTGCGATCGCCTCAGCTTTATGCTCAGTCTTTACGTGGCGACACTAAGCCAAAAGTAGACGAACACCCAGAAACCCCTGTACAGACGAAAACAGAGCCAGCACCACTGTGGCTACTGGGAGCAGGAGCAGGATTAACTGCGATCGCTTTCATTGCAGGTGCTTTTTGGTCT
- a CDS encoding dynamin family protein, translated as MTNQVATDRFIQDLERVAQVRSEMSVCLSKLAETINQAELAGDSSSGKLSLEGDIEDITIASKNLRQGVFRLLVLGDMKRGKSTFLNALIGENLLPSDVNPCTAVLTVLRYGPEKKVTIHFNDGKSPQQLDFQNFKYKYTIDPAEAKKLEQEKKQAFPDVDYAVVEYPLTLLQKGIEIVDSPGLNDTEARNELSLGYVNNCHAILFVMRASQPCTLGERRYLENYIKGRGLTVFFLVNAWDQVRESLIDPDDVEELQASENRLRQVFNANLAEYCTVEGQNIYDERVFELSSIQALRRRLKNPQADLDGTGFPKFMEALNTFLTRERAIAELRQVRTLARQACNHTREAVARRIPLLDQDVNELKKRIDSVEPEFNKLTSIRDEFQKEIINTRDTQARTISESFRSYVLNLGNTFENDFLRYQPELNLFDFLSSGKREAFNTALQKAFEQYITDKSAAWTLTAEKDINAAFKELSRSAAQYGASYNQITDQITEKLTGQDVKVHTTTTAEEDNSPGWAKWAMGLLSLSKGNLAGFALAGAGFDWKNILLNYFTVIGIGGIITAVTGVLLGPIGFALLGLGVGFLQADQARKELVKTAKKELVKHLPQVAHEQSQVVYNAVKECFDSYEREVSKRINDDIVSRKSELDNLVKQKQTREINREGEFNRLKNLQEDVIAQLQKIEAAYSNLLAYYS; from the coding sequence ATGACAAATCAGGTAGCAACTGACAGATTTATCCAAGATTTAGAGCGGGTTGCTCAAGTGCGATCAGAGATGTCTGTATGTTTAAGTAAACTGGCTGAAACAATTAATCAAGCTGAGTTAGCTGGAGATTCTTCATCAGGAAAGCTCAGTTTAGAGGGAGATATTGAAGATATTACAATAGCTAGTAAAAACCTCCGCCAAGGTGTATTTCGCCTTTTGGTATTAGGCGATATGAAACGCGGAAAAAGTACGTTTCTTAACGCTTTGATTGGTGAAAACTTATTACCGAGCGATGTTAACCCTTGTACCGCAGTCTTAACAGTTTTACGCTATGGGCCAGAAAAGAAAGTTACCATTCATTTTAATGATGGGAAAAGCCCACAACAGCTAGATTTCCAGAATTTTAAATATAAATATACCATTGACCCGGCTGAAGCTAAAAAACTAGAGCAGGAGAAAAAGCAAGCATTTCCCGATGTTGATTATGCAGTAGTTGAGTATCCTTTAACGCTACTACAAAAGGGAATTGAAATTGTTGATAGTCCAGGATTGAACGATACAGAAGCACGAAATGAATTATCTTTGGGTTATGTAAATAATTGCCATGCAATTTTGTTTGTGATGAGAGCTTCTCAACCTTGTACCTTGGGTGAGCGTCGCTACCTAGAAAATTATATCAAAGGTAGAGGATTGACAGTTTTCTTCTTAGTTAACGCTTGGGATCAGGTGCGGGAATCATTGATTGATCCTGATGATGTTGAAGAGTTACAAGCATCGGAGAATAGATTGCGGCAAGTATTTAACGCGAATTTAGCAGAATATTGTACTGTAGAAGGTCAGAATATTTATGACGAACGCGTGTTTGAGCTTTCGTCAATTCAAGCACTCAGACGACGGCTAAAGAATCCCCAGGCTGATTTAGATGGGACTGGCTTTCCGAAGTTTATGGAAGCGCTTAATACTTTTCTTACCAGAGAACGTGCGATCGCAGAACTTCGTCAAGTGAGAACCTTAGCAAGACAAGCCTGCAATCATACCCGCGAAGCAGTTGCAAGACGCATACCATTACTTGACCAAGATGTAAATGAATTAAAAAAACGGATTGATTCAGTAGAACCTGAGTTTAACAAACTCACAAGTATCCGAGATGAATTCCAAAAAGAAATTATCAATACCAGAGACACTCAAGCAAGAACGATTTCTGAATCTTTCCGCAGTTACGTTTTAAACTTAGGTAATACCTTTGAAAACGACTTCTTACGCTATCAGCCAGAATTAAATTTGTTTGATTTTCTCAGTAGTGGTAAACGAGAAGCATTTAACACCGCACTGCAAAAAGCCTTTGAGCAATATATTACTGACAAATCTGCGGCTTGGACATTAACTGCTGAAAAAGATATTAACGCAGCTTTTAAAGAACTTTCTCGCAGTGCAGCACAATATGGTGCGTCTTACAATCAAATCACAGACCAAATTACAGAAAAGCTCACCGGACAAGACGTAAAGGTACATACCACTACTACTGCTGAAGAAGATAACTCTCCCGGTTGGGCAAAATGGGCAATGGGATTGTTATCACTGTCTAAAGGAAATCTTGCTGGTTTCGCACTAGCCGGGGCTGGATTTGATTGGAAAAATATCTTGTTAAACTACTTCACTGTAATTGGCATTGGCGGGATAATTACAGCAGTGACAGGGGTTTTGCTTGGCCCAATCGGATTTGCATTACTAGGTTTGGGAGTAGGCTTTTTGCAAGCAGATCAAGCCCGTAAAGAGTTAGTTAAAACGGCAAAGAAAGAGTTAGTTAAACATCTACCTCAAGTAGCACATGAGCAATCTCAGGTTGTATATAATGCCGTGAAAGAGTGTTTTGATTCTTACGAAAGAGAAGTGAGTAAACGGATCAACGATGATATTGTCTCTCGCAAATCTGAATTAGATAATTTAGTTAAACAGAAACAAACCCGCGAAATCAATCGTGAGGGTGAGTTCAATCGCTTAAAAAACTTACAGGAAGATGTAATAGCCCAGTTGCAAAAAATAGAGGCAGCCTATAGCAATTTATTAGCCTACTATAGCTAA
- a CDS encoding dynamin family protein, producing the protein MQQQYEGYKDLADSLKSASALLNLERKSQLHQDIITICNHLVNPSFRIAVFGPFNHGKSTLLNAMLGNRTLPIDLIPTTGASIAVKYGSDVRTRIMLLNGTEIYRSGTEILQQFAILDGNRQMRKDVASVEVFCPHPFLETGVEFLDLPGTNDRDEQDNLVREQLLGADLVIQLLDARKLMTLGERENLRDWLLDRGIKTVIFVANFLNLLEPDEQKQVQNRLLFVAESFRAELPPGFSNLYRVDALPALRARLKGDVAAANSSGLAAFETALQNIVGILQPDRGSVRLPRVEAIASQIQLSLKAKIDPIAIEIKSFDDKQNSKIEIKQKAANLIYKGFTTSIGELRDWLELPKLLTKYQADAAVALAENKFKDWQTNILKKDLNQLQLSAVKWLYQAYEFFQEERPQDLLILFPSEPQVILPPKPNNNDDLSEPGSIAVGGGIGWLLGGPVGAAVVGSISYLLNKNIQKQDDQLAKESYHQEVAKLCITAIEDYLSGFSSQGLSILTEYERQAEKVMCFQFSKEPGEITNKRESLQQLQNGFNQLLRELEKVKILSNYQPYKEIPKYTNTNRKYSPQPERVKLSPEKDPVIKQKQENTAKNTSTRVESVSPLPSPKASPSPPPEEVEAKFRDWELNEEIARMKAEMRSPGSQTSKQQNTTQSNKAPSQPKAQTEKDKITRAYGILGLQTNASQAEVKQAYRTLVKKWHPDLFVNQPQLLKQAQEKMHLVNDAYTILSDK; encoded by the coding sequence ATGCAACAACAATATGAAGGTTATAAGGATTTAGCAGATTCTCTCAAATCTGCATCCGCATTACTGAATTTAGAACGCAAATCACAATTGCATCAAGATATAATTACCATTTGCAATCATCTAGTTAATCCTAGCTTCCGCATTGCGGTATTTGGCCCCTTTAATCATGGCAAGTCTACCTTACTGAATGCCATGCTAGGGAATCGCACCTTACCAATTGATTTAATCCCCACTACAGGCGCATCGATTGCTGTCAAGTATGGCTCTGATGTGCGAACTCGCATCATGTTGCTAAATGGCACAGAAATCTATCGCAGTGGTACAGAAATTTTACAGCAATTTGCAATTCTTGATGGCAATAGGCAGATGCGAAAAGATGTAGCATCTGTGGAAGTTTTTTGCCCGCATCCCTTCTTGGAAACGGGAGTAGAATTTCTTGATTTACCAGGAACTAATGATAGAGATGAACAAGATAATTTAGTTCGAGAACAACTTTTAGGTGCAGATTTAGTTATTCAATTATTAGATGCACGGAAGTTAATGACTTTAGGTGAACGAGAAAATTTGCGAGATTGGCTATTAGATCGTGGTATTAAAACAGTTATATTTGTTGCTAATTTTCTGAACTTACTCGAACCCGACGAGCAAAAACAAGTTCAAAATCGCTTGCTGTTTGTCGCAGAAAGCTTTCGAGCCGAATTACCTCCAGGTTTTAGTAATTTATATCGTGTTGATGCTTTACCTGCTTTAAGAGCTAGATTAAAAGGTGATGTTGCGGCTGCCAATAGTAGCGGGTTAGCAGCTTTTGAAACAGCTTTGCAAAATATTGTGGGGATTTTGCAACCAGATCGTGGTAGTGTGCGTTTGCCAAGAGTGGAAGCGATCGCTTCTCAAATCCAACTATCATTAAAAGCTAAAATTGACCCGATTGCTATTGAAATAAAATCTTTTGATGATAAACAAAATAGTAAAATTGAAATTAAGCAAAAAGCAGCTAACTTAATTTATAAAGGTTTCACTACCAGCATCGGAGAATTACGCGATTGGCTAGAATTACCCAAGCTACTTACAAAATATCAAGCTGATGCGGCAGTTGCATTGGCAGAAAATAAATTTAAAGATTGGCAAACAAATATTCTTAAAAAAGACCTGAATCAATTACAATTATCTGCTGTGAAATGGCTTTATCAAGCTTACGAGTTTTTCCAAGAAGAACGACCGCAAGATTTATTAATTCTCTTTCCTAGCGAACCACAAGTAATACTACCCCCAAAGCCAAACAATAATGACGATTTGAGTGAACCTGGTTCCATCGCTGTTGGTGGTGGTATCGGTTGGTTATTAGGCGGCCCAGTTGGCGCTGCTGTCGTCGGGAGTATTTCTTATTTGCTAAACAAGAATATCCAAAAACAAGATGATCAATTAGCAAAGGAATCTTATCATCAGGAAGTTGCTAAACTTTGTATAACTGCAATTGAAGATTACTTATCTGGCTTCAGTAGTCAAGGGTTATCTATTTTAACTGAATATGAACGGCAAGCTGAAAAAGTAATGTGCTTTCAATTCAGCAAAGAACCAGGAGAAATTACTAATAAACGTGAAAGTTTGCAGCAATTACAAAATGGTTTTAATCAGTTGCTACGAGAATTAGAAAAAGTCAAAATACTCTCAAATTATCAACCTTATAAAGAAATACCAAAATACACAAATACCAATAGAAAATATTCACCACAGCCAGAAAGAGTTAAACTTTCCCCTGAAAAAGATCCTGTTATTAAGCAAAAACAGGAAAATACTGCTAAGAATACTAGCACAAGGGTAGAATCTGTTTCTCCACTACCATCGCCAAAAGCTTCTCCGTCTCCGCCTCCCGAAGAGGTAGAGGCGAAATTTCGTGATTGGGAACTCAATGAGGAAATAGCGCGGATGAAAGCAGAGATGCGATCGCCTGGTTCCCAAACTAGCAAACAGCAAAATACAACTCAAAGCAATAAAGCACCCAGCCAACCAAAAGCCCAAACGGAAAAAGATAAGATTACTCGCGCCTACGGCATTTTAGGATTGCAAACAAATGCTTCTCAGGCTGAGGTAAAGCAGGCTTATCGAACTTTAGTAAAAAAATGGCATCCAGATTTGTTTGTGAATCAGCCGCAATTGCTCAAACAAGCACAAGAAAAAATGCACTTAGTTAATGATGCTTACACAATTTTGAGTGATAAATAA
- a CDS encoding DUF3040 domain-containing protein: MTSESDRQKELEHRERLLREREVELRLREMETNLHVNDAAFHQTVKHEPENSQKPWMKKVILGGKLFALGVVALVAVRIASVLAGFIIVGALGWMSYKLFLESKKTSL; encoded by the coding sequence ATGACATCTGAGAGCGATCGCCAAAAAGAACTTGAACACCGGGAACGTTTATTACGGGAACGAGAAGTTGAATTGCGACTCCGGGAAATGGAAACCAACCTCCATGTTAACGATGCGGCTTTTCATCAAACTGTGAAGCATGAGCCAGAAAATTCCCAGAAACCTTGGATGAAAAAAGTGATTCTGGGTGGAAAGCTTTTTGCTCTTGGTGTAGTAGCACTAGTTGCAGTAAGAATAGCCTCAGTGTTAGCTGGATTTATTATTGTTGGTGCGCTGGGATGGATGTCTTACAAATTATTTTTGGAATCTAAAAAAACCAGTCTTTAA
- a CDS encoding tetratricopeptide repeat protein, which translates to MPLNFAFALSQQQTFELRCDYGSRRLDKAQLAELIDLCEQNYYAQQKDYLPYLTQLGRQLYQWLDGKEGWLRRALDEADEQTILLDLIKTSEAQGLNPETERVALGLAHLPWELLHDGAGFLIERQNLSVLPVRSVQQRQTQVIGVQNRPLRLLFMATSPEDPRVPPLGFEREEANILQATKDQPLALIVEESGSVAELANLVKSYEEDYFDVFHLTGHGIIYTQQSYSYLLPKGTKLENNTPCFITEDEVGNMQLTTVNDLAKAFRGRWPRVTFLSGCHTGQVANKGTVPSMAQVLVKAGAGIVLGWARPVYDRTGIVAAQALYQALATGATVEEAVKAAQQKMIEKECTDWHLLRMYRDTRPIAELVTALRTKNRERLKFTAPEQEFLDENNQVKVASRFEFVGRRRPLQRCLKALQETSDQIGVFIAGMGGLGKSTLAARLCTRVQMQRSNFARVVVIGPLDEEGLLNKLSNKYERFADVPALLNEPKVSLKGRLQNFFEAIENIHNQPLLLVLDDFEQNIPTANIEDGSLRMTAEAYEILRAICAALEENGAESRLIVTCRYLKEDTLPPHRLHLESLAGMSSSDIDKICFPLHKEVRQQLRTQLIIHIADGNPRLLKWLLEVIQQPGIAADELLNRLEATEQKFREDILAQTLLDALEPEEQKFLARLSVFHLPVNIEIINAISPSLASLQKLVSLSLVESATTHPTQPANYRVTTILESLLEKVLIQEEWQAARQQAVRKIHQAWWEENHNPTEAEGLEIVRLGLLANEQEIAVSVGDRIASSWVNNSRFVEALKLCKQVLAVFQDYRILARVARAEEVLGFVQEAVAHFQQALDLCPEEELQEKATTLNNMALQIAQQGDIPKAIALWEQSLEISEQIGYVKLKAATLGHMAQVFADQGDIPKAIALWEQSLEISEQIGYVKLKAATLNNMALQIAQQGDIPKAIALWEQSLEISEQIGYVKLKAATLNNMALQIAQQGDIPKAIALWEQSLEIKEQIGDVKGKAATLNNMAGVFRQQGDIPKAIALWEQSLEISEQIGDVKGKAATLNNMAGVFRQQGDIPKAIALWEQDLEISEQIGDVQSKAATLGHMAQVFADQGDIPKAIALWEQSLEISEQIGDVQGKATTLNNMAGVFADQGDIPKAIALWEQSLEISEQIGDVQGKATTLNNMAGVFRQQGDIPKAIALWEQSLEISEQIGDVKGKATTLNNMAGVFRQQGDIPKAIALYEQVASILAQISAYGNLVKALSNLGVTDESNGLVYLAQAIWLTLRIQAPLGQTIRLISALYNRVPQGDELEAVLGATAMFFCKLRGEGHPQLEELQEHSVKIISGAASAQGIETEEAFGNWFTQQRRNDPEYFLPRLNQRLEEIVGDGWLFDRSQFEVER; encoded by the coding sequence ATGCCGCTAAACTTTGCCTTTGCCCTCAGTCAACAGCAAACTTTTGAACTGCGCTGTGATTATGGTTCACGCCGCTTGGATAAAGCACAGTTGGCAGAGCTGATTGATTTGTGTGAGCAAAATTACTATGCTCAACAAAAAGATTATCTACCTTATCTCACTCAGTTGGGACGGCAACTTTATCAATGGCTGGATGGTAAAGAAGGATGGTTGAGAAGGGCACTGGATGAAGCAGATGAGCAAACGATTCTTTTAGATTTAATTAAAACCAGCGAAGCACAGGGATTAAACCCTGAAACAGAACGGGTAGCGTTGGGATTGGCACATTTGCCTTGGGAATTGCTACATGATGGTGCAGGGTTTTTAATAGAACGCCAGAATCTTTCCGTGTTACCAGTGCGTTCTGTGCAGCAGCGTCAAACCCAAGTGATTGGCGTGCAAAATCGCCCGTTGCGGTTGCTGTTTATGGCGACTTCTCCTGAAGATCCCAGAGTTCCACCACTAGGGTTTGAGCGGGAAGAAGCGAACATTTTGCAAGCAACTAAGGATCAGCCTTTGGCGTTGATTGTCGAGGAAAGCGGCTCGGTTGCAGAGTTAGCCAATTTGGTGAAATCCTACGAAGAAGACTATTTTGATGTCTTTCACCTTACGGGACACGGGATAATTTATACCCAGCAAAGCTACAGCTATTTGCTGCCAAAAGGTACAAAACTGGAAAACAATACCCCCTGCTTCATCACTGAGGATGAGGTGGGGAATATGCAACTTACTACCGTCAATGATTTAGCTAAAGCCTTTCGTGGACGCTGGCCGCGTGTAACTTTTCTCTCTGGTTGTCATACGGGACAGGTTGCTAACAAAGGGACAGTACCCTCGATGGCGCAGGTATTGGTGAAAGCGGGTGCAGGTATAGTTTTAGGCTGGGCGCGTCCGGTGTATGACCGCACGGGTATTGTAGCGGCACAGGCACTTTATCAAGCTTTGGCGACGGGGGCAACTGTTGAAGAAGCAGTCAAAGCGGCGCAGCAGAAGATGATTGAGAAAGAATGCACCGACTGGCATCTGTTGCGGATGTATCGGGATACGCGCCCCATTGCAGAACTGGTGACAGCGCTGAGAACAAAAAATCGTGAAAGGCTGAAGTTCACAGCGCCAGAGCAAGAATTTCTGGATGAGAATAATCAAGTTAAAGTTGCCAGTCGGTTTGAGTTTGTGGGACGGAGGCGACCTTTGCAACGGTGTCTCAAGGCTTTGCAGGAAACCAGCGACCAAATCGGCGTGTTTATTGCCGGGATGGGGGGACTGGGCAAAAGTACCCTGGCGGCGCGGTTATGTACGCGGGTGCAAATGCAGCGTTCTAATTTTGCGCGAGTCGTGGTGATTGGCCCTCTGGATGAGGAAGGTTTGCTGAATAAGCTTTCTAATAAATATGAGCGGTTTGCAGATGTGCCCGCACTTTTGAACGAACCAAAAGTGTCTCTTAAAGGGCGGTTGCAAAACTTTTTTGAAGCAATAGAAAACATTCACAACCAACCTTTGCTGCTGGTGCTGGATGACTTTGAGCAAAATATCCCCACAGCTAATATTGAGGATGGCTCATTGCGGATGACGGCAGAGGCTTACGAAATTTTAAGGGCGATTTGTGCGGCATTGGAGGAAAACGGGGCAGAAAGTCGGCTGATTGTCACCTGTCGCTATTTGAAAGAAGACACTTTGCCACCCCACCGCCTGCACTTGGAATCTTTGGCAGGGATGAGCAGTAGTGATATTGATAAAATCTGTTTTCCTTTACATAAGGAAGTTAGGCAGCAGTTAAGAACTCAGCTAATTATCCACATTGCTGATGGTAATCCCCGCTTGCTGAAGTGGCTGTTAGAGGTGATTCAGCAACCAGGAATAGCGGCGGATGAATTACTGAATCGGCTGGAGGCGACTGAGCAGAAATTCCGCGAAGATATTTTGGCACAAACTCTGCTGGATGCTTTGGAACCGGAAGAACAAAAGTTTCTCGCACGCTTGAGTGTGTTTCATCTGCCCGTTAATATTGAAATCATTAACGCCATCTCCCCCTCTCTTGCTTCTCTGCAAAAGCTTGTCAGCCTCAGCTTAGTCGAATCTGCCACCACTCACCCCACCCAGCCAGCTAATTATCGGGTGACGACAATTTTAGAATCGTTGCTAGAAAAAGTGTTGATTCAGGAAGAATGGCAAGCAGCCCGACAGCAAGCGGTGAGGAAAATACATCAAGCTTGGTGGGAGGAGAATCACAACCCCACGGAAGCAGAAGGACTGGAAATTGTACGTTTGGGACTGCTGGCAAATGAGCAGGAAATTGCTGTCAGCGTTGGAGATAGGATTGCAAGCAGTTGGGTAAACAATTCCCGCTTTGTGGAAGCTTTGAAGTTATGTAAGCAAGTTCTGGCAGTTTTTCAGGATTACCGCATCTTGGCAAGAGTCGCCCGTGCTGAAGAGGTTTTGGGTTTTGTACAAGAGGCTGTTGCCCATTTTCAGCAAGCTTTAGACCTTTGCCCTGAAGAGGAATTGCAAGAAAAAGCCACTACCCTCAACAACATGGCATTGCAAATCGCCCAACAAGGGGACATCCCAAAAGCGATCGCACTCTGGGAGCAATCTTTGGAAATATCTGAGCAGATTGGCTATGTCAAACTTAAAGCCGCTACCCTGGGTCACATGGCACAGGTATTCGCCGACCAAGGGGACATCCCAAAAGCGATCGCACTCTGGGAGCAATCTTTGGAAATATCTGAGCAGATTGGCTATGTCAAACTTAAAGCCGCTACCCTCAACAACATGGCATTGCAAATCGCCCAACAAGGGGACATCCCAAAAGCGATCGCACTCTGGGAGCAATCTTTGGAAATATCTGAGCAGATTGGCTATGTCAAACTTAAAGCCGCTACCCTCAACAACATGGCATTGCAAATCGCCCAACAAGGGGACATCCCAAAAGCGATCGCACTCTGGGAGCAATCCTTGGAAATAAAGGAGCAGATTGGCGATGTCAAAGGTAAAGCCGCTACCCTCAACAACATGGCAGGGGTATTCCGCCAACAAGGGGACATCCCAAAAGCGATCGCACTCTGGGAGCAATCCTTGGAAATATCTGAGCAGATTGGTGATGTCAAAGGTAAAGCCGCTACCCTCAACAACATGGCAGGGGTATTCCGCCAACAAGGGGACATCCCAAAAGCGATCGCACTCTGGGAGCAAGACTTGGAAATATCTGAGCAGATTGGCGATGTCCAAAGTAAAGCCGCTACCCTGGGTCACATGGCACAGGTATTCGCCGACCAAGGGGACATCCCAAAAGCGATCGCACTCTGGGAGCAATCCTTGGAAATATCTGAGCAGATTGGCGATGTCCAAGGTAAAGCCACTACCCTCAACAACATGGCAGGGGTATTCGCCGACCAAGGGGACATCCCAAAAGCGATCGCACTCTGGGAGCAATCCTTGGAAATATCTGAGCAGATTGGCGATGTCCAAGGTAAAGCCACTACCCTCAACAACATGGCAGGGGTATTCCGCCAACAAGGGGACATCCCAAAAGCGATCGCACTCTGGGAGCAATCCTTGGAAATATCTGAGCAGATTGGCGATGTCAAAGGTAAAGCCACTACCCTCAACAACATGGCAGGGGTATTCCGCCAACAAGGGGACATCCCAAAAGCGATCGCACTCTACGAGCAAGTTGCTTCCATACTTGCACAAATAAGTGCATACGGTAATTTGGTAAAAGCTCTGAGTAATTTAGGCGTAACAGATGAAAGTAACGGTTTGGTTTACCTAGCTCAAGCAATCTGGTTGACGCTGAGAATTCAAGCACCTTTAGGACAAACCATTCGGTTAATCAGTGCTTTATATAATAGAGTGCCTCAAGGCGATGAACTAGAAGCTGTGTTAGGAGCAACGGCAATGTTCTTTTGCAAACTTCGAGGTGAAGGTCATCCCCAGTTAGAGGAACTTCAAGAGCATAGTGTCAAAATTATATCAGGGGCGGCAAGTGCCCAAGGAATTGAAACAGAGGAAGCGTTTGGTAATTGGTTTACTCAGCAACGGCGAAATGATCCAGAATATTTTCTCCCCCGACTCAATCAACGTCTAGAGGAGATTGTCGGCGATGGGTGGTTGTTTGACCGTAGTCAATTTGAGGTGGAGAGATAA